The DNA segment TACATGTAGGAGTCCCGGGGAATTCCCCGGGTCAACGGGGAGTCTGTCTTGAATGAAACCTGGTTCCATCCCATATGGGGTATCTTGAGATGGTCTTCGCGAAACCTGACCACCCTGCCGGGAATCACGCCCAGTCCCTCGCAAGGGCCGTCTTCCTCACTCTCAGTAAAGAGGATTTGAAGGCCCATACATATCCCAAGATAGGGCCTTCCCTCCCTGATATGCCTCAAGACAGGGTCAATCAGGCCCCTGTCTCTCAGCCCTTGCATGGTGTCCTTAAACGCCCCCACCCCGGGGAGCACCACCTTGTCAACCCCTTCCAGCTCCTCAGGTTTTTCCACCAGTACCGAATCAAAACCGACCTTCTCAACCGCCTTCTGTACACTCCTGAGGTTGCCCATGCCATAATCAATGATGGCTATCATACGGCATCCTCAGCGTCCCCCGGCCAACACAACAATACCTACCCTTCTGTTCTTCTTCCTGCCGGCGGCTGTTTTGTTGCTGGCAACGGGGTGATATTGTCCGAAGCCCGCAAGGTAAACGTTCTCCGGGTTTATATGGCCCTTGCTTATGAGGTATCGGAGTACGGATGCGGCACGGGCTGCTGAGAGTTCCCAGTTAGAGTTAAACTTCTTCTTTAATTTCTTTATTGGCTGGTTGTCCGTATAGCCTTCCACTCTCACCATTGCGTTGGGAAAGTTGCTTCTGATTACCTTCGTTATCTTGGAGAGGTGTTTTTTCGCCCCCTTCTTGAGCTCGTACCGACCCGGACCGAAAAGCATGACCGAGGGCAGTGAGACAATGAGATTCGTGCCCTCCGTCGTGACGCCGGCTCCCGTACCCTGCAACGCCGCCGCCAGCACATCTCTCGAGTTCTGCAACGCTGTTATTTCCGACTCGAGAACCGTATCCTTCTCTTGCATCTGCACCAGCAAATCATCGTTCTGCGTCTGAAGTTCCAGAATGGTCTGGTCACGCTGTGCCAGCCCCTGCTCAAGGCCCTTATTGCTGGCGCAGCCGCTGAAGGGCATGCCTGCAAGCACAACAATACAAGCGGTCAATAAAGCGGGCGATAAAAATTTAGTACGCATTCGTTTCTCCTTCTTACGGCCATCTAAGGCCATCTTCTAAAGGAAAGAACCAAAAGCACCCCTCACGACCATAAAAGAGAAAATATCTGTATACGAGAGTCCAGAAACCGCACAAACGGTTCCTGAAACCGAATAGACACCAGGGCGGCAAGAGACAAGAACGGCGCATAAGGTATCTTGTGGTCCCTTTTCAGGCCCCCACTTAAAAGGAGTGGGATATTCACCAGAAGGGCGAAAAACGGGGCAAGAAAGAACGTTATCACGGCCAGTTTCCAACCCAGTACGCCCCCTACCATAGCCATCAACTTGACGTCGCCCATGCCCATGGCCTCTTTCCTGAAAACTATTTCCCCAAACACAAGGAAAAACAGGATAAGCCCGCCCCCTGCCAGCATACCATACAACGACGACAGCAGCGCATCAAGCCTCTGGCCCTCCAGAACGTCAACACCCCTGTAATAACCGTGCTGCTGGTGCAGGACGGGGAAGAGAAGACTGTAAACCGGGCCGAAGATTATGCCGGAGTAGGTAATCTCGTTCGGGATTATGTACGACTCCAGGTCGACAAAACTCGATACCAGAAGGGCGCTGCCCAGCACGCAGTAGGCTATATAGACAGGAAGCGGTTGGCCGGCCAAACAGACCGACGTATAGAAGAACACCCCAAACATCAGCCCTGTCAGGGCCTCTATCGCCGGATAACGCAGGCTTATATCACCCCCGCAGGACCGGCATTTGCCCTTTAACAACAAAAAGTAGCTGACGAGCGGGATATTATCGTACCACTCTATGGGGCTGCCACAAAGGGTACAGTGAGAACCCGGTGAGATAACAGATTCGTTCCTCGGCAGGCGGAAGATGCAGACGTTCAAAAAACTCCCGACGATTAATCCGAGGATTACGGCAGCTAGTATGAGGCCTAAGGTACCAGTCTCCAAACCCAGTCAGTTCCTCTGAACCACGGGAAATACCAGTGGTTTATAAAAGCCGCTTCGCGTTAGCATAAGCGACGCACGAGAAAAAGCTTACACCCCTCAGCACCTAGGCGCCACATATACTAACAAAAGAGTTCTGTGATTTCAAGATGTTACTTAAACAAATCCGTCTTAGAGGAAGAATCGGGACCAACCAGGGATTATGGCATGTTTTTGGGGAAGCATTCAAAACAGGGGGGGCGGGGCAGTTCTTGAACCGTACGCCTTCAGCAAACCTCTCCGCCCTATGCTTTTGATCCAGGCAGCTCAGGTGTGGTCTGGAGTTTAGTCCCACATGGCGCCACAGCTTAGTATTGACAAAGCAAAACGGCTCACCTAAAATGCCTTCACCGATAAGGCACCGTCATTCTGTACGTTAACAAACATGATAAAAGACACACACGTAATCCTGGGTTGTGGGCCAGCCGGTATAGACATTGCCCGGAAGCTCTGTGAAGATGGCAATAAGGTCGTGGTGTACGAAAACGACCCGGATATTCTGGATCGGCTAAGAAAGCTAAATCTGGGCATAGAAACAGTCCCGGCAACCCCCACACAGTCACTGTCGTCCAACCACCTTGAACATGCTACGGCCATCGCCATCCTGGGAAAAAACCATGATAAAAACCTCAAGACCCTCAAAAAAGTGAAAGACAAGTACCCGGATAAGGACGTGCTAACGGTAGCGAGCGACCCGGACGAGACCAGTATAATGGCACGGAATGGCGCAAACCATGTGGTCGAGGGGGGAGTGGCCCTGACAAAAATGGTATTGAGAGAACTCAGTATTGCCACGCAAAGACGGGCAACGACGTCACTGACCAGCATCATAAAGGGCGCAGCCGACAGGGGGCTCGCCATATTTTTACAAGATAACCCCGACCCCGACGCAATAGCATCGGGGGTCGCCCTGAAACGCATAGCCGAAAGCTATGAAATAGACAGTACTATATACTATGGAGGAAACATCGGCCATCAACAAAACAAGGCCCTCGTAAACCTGACGGACACGGAGCTGACCCAGGTCTTATCGCCCGAAGAGGCGAAGGAAATAATGTCCAAACATGAGAAAGTAGCCCTGATCGAGGCCTCCACCCCGTCCAAGAACAACATCCTGCCGGAAGGCACGATCCCGGATATCATAATAGACCACCATCAAACAGACCTAGACGCGGTCAAGGGCAATTTTGTAGACATCGAGACCAAGCTCGGCGCCAACTCCACCATAATGACCCGATACATCAAACTCTTCAACATAAAGCCGGACCCGCGGCTCGCCACCGTCCTGTTGTACGGGATAAAGGCCGATACCAACGGCTTCACGCGCAACACCACGTCCGAAGACATGGAGGCCGTTGCGTTCCTCTCGCCACTCATTGACCACAACCTCTTAAAAGAGATCGAAAGCCCTCCAATGAGTTCTGAGACCCTGGACATAATAGGCCGGGCCATTCGCAATAGAGAGATTCGAGGCTCTTACCTGGCCTCTTTTGTCGAATTTATAACCGACAGAGACGCTTTGCCCCAGGCCGCCGAGGTGATGCTGCAACTCGAAGGTGTGAACACGGTGCTGGTCGCCGGCATATGTGACGACAGGGTGCACATATCTTCACGAAGCCGCGACCCGAGGGTAAACCTGGGACTTCTAATGCAAAAGGCCTTTGGGAAAAACGCCGGCGGGCACTCGACTATGGCTGCGGGCAGTATCGAACTGGGCATCTTCGGCATGACGAGCGACAAAAAGGCCCTGCTTAAGGTAACCTCCGACGCCATAAAAAAGAGATTCTTCTCCGTGGTGGGCGCAGAATTTGAACGGGAAGAATTGGGAGAAGAAAGGGATTACGGCTACAGCTGATAAACGGCTCTCCCATCCCGCCCTATAGACTGAACTGCATGTTACTGCAATATCTTCCGTTACAAAGACAGTCTCGGGGAAACCACCTGTGAACAAAACCGCGGACAACGTTGCCAACCACATTAACAACAAAGAAGAGCTGTTCGTTGTGTTCAGTCTTGACGTTGACCCCGACTATAACAGGGCTGTCAGGGGTAGAATCGACGCACTCTCCTACCCTCCGGAAAAGGGCCTGGTCAAGATAGATGCCGCACACAGGGGATTGGTCGAGACCCTCCAACTGCTTGAATACCTGGGCGACATACCCGCAAGCCTCTTCTTTGAGGCCAGAACGGCCCGACTGCTCGCGGAAAAAGGGCCCGAAGACCTAAAGTCACTTACCGCCTGTCACGAGATTGGATGCCACTCTCTCAGGCACGAGGACTTCCTGGGGATCACCTCCGGCATCCCCATATCCAGGTCCCAGGCCCAAGAAATAATCTCCGAGTCAATGGACATACTTAACGGCATCTTTCAGAGAAAGATAACCGGTTTCAGGGCACCTTACCTGAGGATAAACCGTGAACTCCTCTCCTTACTCGGCGAGATGGGGTTCAGGTACGACTC comes from the Candidatus Bathyanammoxibius amoris genome and includes:
- a CDS encoding prepilin peptidase, producing METGTLGLILAAVILGLIVGSFLNVCIFRLPRNESVISPGSHCTLCGSPIEWYDNIPLVSYFLLLKGKCRSCGGDISLRYPAIEALTGLMFGVFFYTSVCLAGQPLPVYIAYCVLGSALLVSSFVDLESYIIPNEITYSGIIFGPVYSLLFPVLHQQHGYYRGVDVLEGQRLDALLSSLYGMLAGGGLILFFLVFGEIVFRKEAMGMGDVKLMAMVGGVLGWKLAVITFFLAPFFALLVNIPLLLSGGLKRDHKIPYAPFLSLAALVSIRFQEPFVRFLDSRIQIFSLLWS
- a CDS encoding OmpA family protein; amino-acid sequence: MRTKFLSPALLTACIVVLAGMPFSGCASNKGLEQGLAQRDQTILELQTQNDDLLVQMQEKDTVLESEITALQNSRDVLAAALQGTGAGVTTEGTNLIVSLPSVMLFGPGRYELKKGAKKHLSKITKVIRSNFPNAMVRVEGYTDNQPIKKLKKKFNSNWELSAARAASVLRYLISKGHINPENVYLAGFGQYHPVASNKTAAGRKKNRRVGIVVLAGGR
- a CDS encoding DHH family phosphoesterase, which codes for MIKDTHVILGCGPAGIDIARKLCEDGNKVVVYENDPDILDRLRKLNLGIETVPATPTQSLSSNHLEHATAIAILGKNHDKNLKTLKKVKDKYPDKDVLTVASDPDETSIMARNGANHVVEGGVALTKMVLRELSIATQRRATTSLTSIIKGAADRGLAIFLQDNPDPDAIASGVALKRIAESYEIDSTIYYGGNIGHQQNKALVNLTDTELTQVLSPEEAKEIMSKHEKVALIEASTPSKNNILPEGTIPDIIIDHHQTDLDAVKGNFVDIETKLGANSTIMTRYIKLFNIKPDPRLATVLLYGIKADTNGFTRNTTSEDMEAVAFLSPLIDHNLLKEIESPPMSSETLDIIGRAIRNREIRGSYLASFVEFITDRDALPQAAEVMLQLEGVNTVLVAGICDDRVHISSRSRDPRVNLGLLMQKAFGKNAGGHSTMAAGSIELGIFGMTSDKKALLKVTSDAIKKRFFSVVGAEFEREELGEERDYGYS
- the hisH gene encoding imidazole glycerol phosphate synthase subunit HisH, whose product is MIAIIDYGMGNLRSVQKAVEKVGFDSVLVEKPEELEGVDKVVLPGVGAFKDTMQGLRDRGLIDPVLRHIREGRPYLGICMGLQILFTESEEDGPCEGLGVIPGRVVRFREDHLKIPHMGWNQVSFKTDSPLTRGIPRDSYMYFVHSYYVCPDDPDVVAAVTEYGGEFASAIQKDNVFATQFHPEKSQTNGLTLIRNFAAG
- a CDS encoding polysaccharide deacetylase family protein, with the translated sequence MNKTADNVANHINNKEELFVVFSLDVDPDYNRAVRGRIDALSYPPEKGLVKIDAAHRGLVETLQLLEYLGDIPASLFFEARTARLLAEKGPEDLKSLTACHEIGCHSLRHEDFLGITSGIPISRSQAQEIISESMDILNGIFQRKITGFRAPYLRINRELLSLLGEMGFRYDSSLINDCIRPFYMKPVSLWELTVASLRADSGRRITSYLHPVFTGKVDTEEYIWAVGTLARRVKGGLFILAFHPWELFAGHSGEALSAEDSRQRINRLSDVLKGLKARPGLRFVHPGQYLDMHGEHFSGYPKIHEVRA